From the genome of Nocardia sp. NBC_01503, one region includes:
- a CDS encoding GNAT family N-acetyltransferase, with amino-acid sequence MRSVLEPTRRGKSSGAQQLVNRDLTQVLRVLDTDPVASCMVAARLQEYGLDTRGAYGELWSRGGPSTSLCFSGANLVPLRGSRGDLRAFAERAVRSPRACSSVVGRRELALPLWELLSDHWGPARELRADQPLLALDKTAGVEPDLRVRRVRPEELDRYLVAAVAMFTEEIGVDPRAGDGGRGYRRRVAGLIESGRAWARFEDGEVVFKAEVGALSRRTGQIQGVWVHPEHRGIGVGTAGTATVANVVVASGRIASLYVNCYNEIARRAYAKVGFRQIATFATVLLD; translated from the coding sequence GTGCGGAGTGTGCTGGAGCCGACTCGCCGGGGCAAATCCTCCGGCGCCCAACAGCTCGTGAACCGCGATCTGACACAGGTTTTGCGTGTCCTCGACACCGACCCGGTGGCGAGTTGCATGGTGGCGGCCCGATTACAGGAGTATGGGCTGGACACCCGCGGCGCGTACGGCGAACTGTGGAGTCGTGGCGGACCGAGTACGTCCCTATGCTTCTCGGGCGCGAATCTGGTGCCGTTGCGCGGTAGCAGAGGGGATCTGCGGGCGTTCGCCGAGCGCGCGGTGCGGTCACCGCGCGCCTGCTCCTCGGTGGTGGGCCGTCGCGAACTCGCGCTGCCGCTGTGGGAACTGCTCTCCGATCATTGGGGTCCGGCTCGTGAGCTGCGTGCCGATCAGCCACTGCTGGCCTTGGACAAGACCGCGGGCGTGGAGCCCGATCTGCGGGTCCGCCGGGTGCGCCCGGAGGAGTTGGACCGCTATCTCGTTGCGGCCGTTGCCATGTTCACCGAGGAGATCGGTGTCGACCCGCGCGCCGGGGACGGTGGCCGCGGCTATCGTCGCCGGGTGGCCGGGCTCATCGAATCCGGCCGGGCCTGGGCACGTTTCGAGGACGGCGAGGTGGTCTTCAAGGCCGAGGTGGGTGCGTTGTCCCGGCGCACCGGTCAGATTCAGGGTGTGTGGGTGCATCCCGAGCATCGCGGAATCGGTGTCGGCACCGCGGGTACGGCGACCGTCGCGAATGTGGTGGTCGCCTCGGGTCGTATCGCGAGTCTGTATGTGAACTGCTACAACGAGATCGCTCGTCGCGCCTACGCGAAGGTCGGATTCCGACAGATCGCAACATTTGCGACAGTGCTGCTGGACTGA
- the ispG gene encoding flavodoxin-dependent (E)-4-hydroxy-3-methylbut-2-enyl-diphosphate synthase encodes MPAAPAAVLAPRRKTRQLMVGKVGVGSEFPISVQSMTTTKTHDINATLQQIAELTASGCDIVRVACPRQEDADALATIAKKSKIPVIADIHFQPRYIFAAIDAGCAAVRVNPGNIKEFDGRVGEVAKAAAAAGIPIRIGVNAGSLDKRMLEKYGKATPEALVESALWEASLFEDHGFGNIKISVKHNDPVVMVEAYRQLAARSDYPLHLGVTEAGPAFQGTIKSAVAFGALLSEGIGDTIRVSLSAPPAEEIKVGDQILQSLNLRPRKLEIVSCPSCGRAQVDVYTLANAVSAGLEGMEVPLRVAVMGCVVNGPGEAREADLGVASGNGKGQIFVKGEVIKTVPEHLIVETLIEEAMRIAEEMGEAAGSGSPVVSAG; translated from the coding sequence ATGCCGGCCGCACCGGCCGCAGTCCTCGCGCCCCGGCGCAAGACCCGTCAGTTGATGGTGGGCAAGGTCGGCGTCGGCAGCGAATTCCCGATTTCGGTTCAGTCCATGACCACCACCAAAACCCATGACATCAATGCCACCCTTCAGCAGATCGCCGAGCTGACCGCGTCCGGTTGTGACATCGTGCGCGTCGCCTGCCCGCGGCAGGAGGATGCGGACGCGCTGGCGACCATCGCCAAGAAGTCCAAGATTCCGGTGATCGCCGATATCCACTTCCAGCCGCGCTACATCTTCGCCGCCATCGACGCGGGATGTGCTGCGGTGCGGGTGAATCCGGGCAATATCAAGGAGTTCGACGGCCGCGTCGGGGAGGTCGCCAAGGCCGCCGCTGCCGCCGGTATCCCGATCCGCATCGGAGTCAACGCCGGTTCGCTCGATAAGCGCATGCTGGAGAAGTACGGCAAGGCCACTCCCGAGGCGCTGGTGGAGTCCGCGCTGTGGGAGGCCAGCCTCTTCGAGGATCACGGCTTCGGCAATATCAAGATCTCGGTGAAGCACAATGACCCGGTCGTCATGGTGGAGGCGTACCGCCAGCTGGCGGCGCGGTCCGATTACCCGCTGCACCTGGGTGTGACCGAGGCCGGTCCGGCCTTCCAGGGCACCATCAAGTCCGCGGTGGCGTTCGGCGCGTTGCTATCGGAGGGCATCGGTGACACCATTCGCGTCTCGCTCTCGGCCCCGCCCGCCGAGGAGATCAAGGTCGGCGATCAGATTCTGCAGTCGCTGAATCTGCGCCCGCGCAAACTGGAGATCGTCTCCTGCCCGTCCTGCGGTCGCGCGCAGGTCGATGTCTACACCTTGGCCAACGCGGTCTCCGCGGGGCTCGAGGGTATGGAAGTGCCGCTGCGCGTTGCCGTCATGGGTTGCGTCGTCAATGGTCCCGGTGAGGCCCGCGAGGCGGATCTGGGTGTGGCCTCCGGTAATGGCAAGGGCCAGATCTTCGTCAAGGGTGAGGTCATCAAGACCGTGCCCGAACATCTCATCGTGGAGACCCTCATCGAGGAGGCCATGCGCATCGCAGAGGAGATGGGCGAGGCCGCCGGCAGCGGTTCCCCGGTCGTGAGCGCCGGATAA
- a CDS encoding endonuclease V, with translation MKVANLDPWPRTPEEAVALQDRLRTQIISSNPAPPRFHTIAGLDSAYDDDGNVVAAIVVLDAETLETVDTATARGTTDFPYVPGLLAFRELPTTLTAFENLTTTPDLIICDSQGLAHPRRFGFACHVGLLTGIPTLGVAKNAWGDYTMPDAERGSRSEITIDGEAVGRALRTRSNVKPVFVSIGHLIDIETATAQVLSLTPEYRQPETTRRADRLCRRLLAELAA, from the coding sequence GTGAAGGTAGCGAACCTCGATCCCTGGCCCCGCACACCGGAAGAGGCCGTGGCACTTCAGGATCGACTGCGCACCCAGATTATCTCCAGCAATCCGGCTCCGCCGCGTTTCCACACGATCGCCGGACTGGATTCGGCCTATGACGATGACGGGAATGTGGTCGCGGCCATAGTGGTGCTGGACGCCGAAACCCTCGAAACGGTCGACACCGCGACCGCCCGGGGCACCACCGACTTCCCGTACGTCCCCGGCCTGCTGGCCTTCCGAGAACTGCCCACCACCCTGACGGCCTTCGAAAACCTCACCACCACACCGGATCTCATCATCTGCGATAGCCAGGGCCTGGCCCATCCCCGCCGCTTCGGCTTCGCCTGCCATGTGGGTCTGCTGACCGGAATCCCGACCCTGGGCGTGGCCAAGAACGCCTGGGGCGACTACACGATGCCCGATGCGGAACGCGGCTCCCGCAGCGAGATCACCATCGACGGCGAAGCGGTAGGCCGAGCTCTGCGAACCCGCAGCAACGTCAAGCCGGTCTTCGTCTCGATCGGCCACCTCATCGATATCGAAACCGCCACCGCCCAGGTGCTTTCACTCACCCCCGAATACCGGCAACCCGAAACCACCCGCCGAGCCGACCGCCTCTGCCGCCGACTCCTCGCCGAACTGGCGGCCTGA
- a CDS encoding TerD family protein, which yields MELTRGANAPVGSAAVSLVLEWGAGREVDPQALLLAASGKIRGNDDFVFFNAPRHPSGAVVLEDSGFGRATLHLALTAIEPGVDKVVIAGSVEQGSFRDVDNLTLTVRDTGGVLLRYPLQRSDAVTAMVLGEFYRRNGDWKFRAVGQGWASGLRGLAEEFGVEVDDEQTAPPVESTPPSIATSPAPPPASAAVPAPSLSASAVPASPATSDIPVGWYSAPGDSTRLRWWSGSVWTEDYRQSFPANDPATCPRCGRPKHVPRFGGPGACRWCESEVNGLLDAWRGQVWQVLTSGGPHGPAWDEVWGQLRFHMISDATGREALRPLAVAHLERVVAFAFADGEIDESELADFDRTVAILRAVTDLSQAAQHLEGLRQRMLRGRALTQVKVGDLPLIERPGLHLEADELLYLDVNATQIRYLANGPKQTPGRLIASSKKLRFVGDTAGTELTWAKMVAIRHEYDTVVIQATTARGGGSYRVPDAEYVAAILEGALRVAKRLVLAPGQRDSRAVPQDVKARVWQRDGGKCQQCGDNRYLEFDHVIPWSQGGATSVDNLQILCRKCNQQKGARI from the coding sequence GTGGAGTTGACGCGTGGAGCGAACGCGCCGGTGGGTTCGGCCGCGGTATCGCTGGTGCTGGAGTGGGGCGCGGGCCGCGAGGTGGATCCGCAGGCGCTACTCCTCGCCGCGAGCGGAAAGATCAGGGGCAATGACGATTTCGTCTTCTTCAACGCGCCCCGCCATCCCTCCGGTGCGGTGGTGCTGGAGGACTCCGGCTTCGGCCGGGCCACCCTGCACCTGGCGCTGACGGCCATCGAACCCGGTGTCGATAAGGTAGTCATCGCGGGATCCGTTGAGCAGGGCTCATTTCGGGACGTCGACAATCTGACCCTGACCGTGCGCGATACCGGCGGAGTCCTGCTCCGCTACCCGCTGCAGCGCTCCGACGCCGTGACCGCCATGGTGCTGGGCGAGTTCTACCGCCGCAACGGGGATTGGAAATTCCGCGCCGTAGGCCAGGGCTGGGCCAGTGGATTACGCGGCCTCGCAGAGGAATTCGGCGTCGAGGTCGACGACGAGCAGACAGCGCCGCCCGTCGAATCGACTCCGCCGTCAATCGCGACTTCACCGGCTCCGCCTCCGGCATCGGCGGCCGTTCCGGCTCCGTCGCTGTCAGCCTCAGCTGTTCCCGCATCACCGGCAACCTCCGACATTCCCGTCGGATGGTATTCCGCCCCAGGCGATTCCACGCGGCTGCGCTGGTGGAGTGGCTCGGTGTGGACCGAGGATTACCGGCAGTCGTTCCCCGCGAACGATCCGGCCACCTGTCCGCGCTGCGGCCGTCCCAAGCATGTGCCGCGCTTCGGCGGCCCCGGTGCCTGCCGCTGGTGTGAGTCCGAGGTCAACGGTCTGCTGGACGCGTGGCGTGGGCAGGTGTGGCAGGTACTGACCTCCGGCGGCCCGCACGGCCCGGCGTGGGATGAGGTGTGGGGGCAGCTGCGCTTTCACATGATCAGCGACGCCACCGGTCGCGAAGCGCTGCGCCCGCTGGCGGTCGCCCATCTCGAGCGGGTGGTGGCCTTCGCCTTCGCGGACGGCGAGATCGACGAGAGCGAACTGGCCGACTTCGACCGCACCGTCGCCATCCTGCGGGCCGTCACCGATCTGTCCCAGGCCGCCCAGCACCTCGAGGGCTTGCGTCAGCGGATGCTGCGCGGCCGGGCCCTGACACAGGTCAAGGTCGGCGATCTGCCCCTGATCGAGCGTCCCGGCCTACACCTGGAGGCCGATGAACTGCTCTATCTGGATGTGAACGCCACCCAGATCCGCTATCTCGCCAACGGCCCCAAACAGACTCCCGGCCGGCTGATCGCCAGCAGTAAGAAGCTCCGCTTCGTCGGCGATACCGCGGGCACCGAGCTGACCTGGGCGAAAATGGTCGCCATTCGCCACGAGTACGACACCGTCGTCATCCAGGCCACCACCGCTCGCGGCGGCGGCAGCTACCGCGTCCCCGACGCAGAATACGTCGCCGCCATCCTCGAGGGTGCCCTCCGCGTGGCAAAACGCCTCGTCCTGGCCCCCGGCCAGCGTGATTCTCGCGCCGTCCCGCAGGACGTCAAGGCCCGTGTCTGGCAGCGCGACGGCGGCAAATGCCAACAGTGTGGCGACAACCGCTATCTGGAGTTCGACCACGTCATCCCCTGGAGTCAGGGTGGCGCGACCAGCGTCGACAATCTGCAGATCCTCTGCCGCAAATGCAATCAGCAGAAGGGAGCCCGCATCTGA